One part of the Magallana gigas chromosome 5, xbMagGiga1.1, whole genome shotgun sequence genome encodes these proteins:
- the LOC105325896 gene encoding costars family protein ABRACL: protein MNVQHEVELLIEEIKRLGSPDADGKVSVTFGILFSDDRCANIFEALVGTLRAAKRKKVVTYEGELLLQGVHDNVPIQLLKDSV from the exons atgaatgtcCAGCATGAAGTTGAATTACTCATAGAGGAAATTAAGCGGCTAGGTTCACCTG ATGCTGATGGTAAGGTTAGTGTGACATTTGGAATCCTCTTCAGCGATGACAGATGTGCCAATATTTTCGAGGCCTTGGTGGGAACTCTCCGGGCTGCCAAAAGAAAGAAGGTGGTGACCTACGAAGGGGAGCTACTCCTACAGGGGGTCCACGACAACGTCCCTATCCAGCTCCTGAAGGACTCTGTATGA
- the LOC105325900 gene encoding sorting nexin-4: protein MADDAIPKYSPEGLSHDSAEEDPFENARQAGKKNLLQWMEISVAEPEKRVVTSMKVQDTFIVYLVETRITDKNIKYNGDGTSSLWRRYSEFELLQNYLSITYPYIVVPPLPEKKASYVWQNSPTDKFDTEFIERRRAALEIFMLRVAAHPVLSQDKIFIGFMQREDGWKESVYLTDFQSKADSRLKALSASFRLRSPDRQYDELKNYCNELESNIANLLKIRARMADKLYGIHKIHANYGRVYNEWSGIEKDMAEPLQSASHYMNVFSQSVDGILDEEEQYADQLKEYLAFADSLRSVCRKYECLQYDVERAEDNLAYKKSQKDMMEQGKTGGAFSLSGMKTKLFGSDTPEQRDQKIKQLEEQIKQTEEEVQTTSQDLQKFIDASLRDIDRFKRQKVKDLKEIFTNYAVMQIKQCKKGIAIWTSAKDCYTKM from the exons ATGGCTGACGATGCAATACCAAAATACTCTCCAGAGGGTTTATCACACGACTCTGCAGAAGAAGATCCATTTGAAAATGCCAGACAGGCAGGAAAG aaaaatctgCTACAATGGATGGAGATCTCGGTGGCTGAGCCAGAAAAAAGAGTTGTGACGTCAATGAAGGTCCAGGATACATTTATTGTATATCTGGTTGAAACAAG AATCACAGATAAGAATATTAAGTACAACGGGGATGGGACGTCGTCTTTATGGCGACGCTACAGCGAGTTTGAGCTGCTACAGAATTACCTGTCCATCACCTATCCCTACATCGTTGTCCCTCCTCTACCCGAAAAAAAG GCTTCCTATGTTTGGCAAAATAGTCCCACCGACAAATTTGACACAGAATTCATCGAGAGAAGACGGGCAGCACTAGAG atttttatgCTGAGGGTTGCTGCACATCCAGTTCTCTCTCAAGACAAAATCTTCATTGGATTTATGCAGCGG GAGGATGGCTGGAAGGAGTCTGTGTACCTGACTGACTTCCAGAGTAAG GCCGACTCCAGACTGAAGGCTCTGAGTGCTTCCTTCAGACTAAGGAGTCCAGACAGACAGTATGACGAGTTAAAGAATTACTGTAACGAGCTAGAGAGCAACATCGCCAATCTTCTGAAAATCCGAGCT AGAATGGCTGATAAACTTTACGGAATTCATAAAATTCATGCTAATTATGGCCGGGTGTATAACGAATGGAGTGGAATAGAGAAAGACATGGCTGAACCTCTACAGAGTGCATCTCACTACATGAATGT TTTCTCGCAGAGTGTGGATGGAATTCTTGACGAAGAGGAACAATACGCAGACCAGCTCAAGGAATATCTCGCCTTTGCCGACTCACTCAG GTCTGTGTGTAGAAAGTACGAGTGTCTGCAGTATGATGTGGAACGTGCGGAAGACAACCTCGCGTACAAAAAAAGCCAGAAAGACATGATG GAGCAAGGAAAAACCGGAGGCGCTTTCTCGTTAAGTGGGATGAAGACCAAGTTATTTGGCAGTGACACGCCAGAACAACGCGACCAAAAAATCAAACAGCTTGAAGAACAGATCAAACAGACAGAGGAGGAGGTCCAAACCACCTCCCAGGACCTACA AAAATTTATCGATGCTTCTTTGAGGGACATTGACAGATTCAAAAGACAGAAAGTCAAAGATTTGAAGGAAATATTTACCAATTATGCTGTGATGCAaataaaacaatgcaaaaaG GGAATAGCTATCTGGACCAGTGCGAAGGACTGTTACACAAAGATGTGA